Genomic segment of Streptomyces zhihengii:
CGGAGCCCGGGCCCGGGGCGGGCGCGGCCGTGGTGCTTCCCGAGGCCGCGGGACCCGCCGCCGGCGCGGCCCCCGGCGGCCCGCCGGGCAAGCGGTCCCTGGGGCCCGTGTCGCTGGTGGTCGCCGGTGCGCTGTCCGTGCAGTTCGGCGCGGCGATCGCCGTCATGCTGATGCCCCGCACGGGGGCCCTCGGCGTGGTGACCCTGCGCCTGGTGCTCGCCGCGCTGGTGCTGCTCGTGGTCTGCCGCCCGAAGCTGCGCGGCCACTCGCGCGCCGACTGGGGCACGGTCGTGGCGTTCGGCGCCGCGATGGGCTCGATGAACATCCTCTTCTACCAGGCCGTCGACCGGATCCCGCTGGGCGCCGCCGTCACCCTGGAGGTGCTCGGCCCGCTCGCCATGTCCGTGATCGTCTCCCGCCGGCTGGTGAACCTGCTCTGGGCCGGGCTGGCCCTCGGCGGCGTCGTCCTGCTCAGCGGCGGCGGCTTCGACCGGCTCGACCCGGTGGGCGCCCTGTTCGCCCTCGCGGCGGGTGCGATGTGGGCGTTGTACATCATCTTCAGCGCCCGCACCGGGCGGCGGTTCCCGCAGGCCGACGGGCTGGCACTGGCCATGGCGGTGGCCGCGCTGATCAGCCTGCCGCTGGGGATCTGGGAGGCGGGCTCCAAGCTGGTGCAGCCGGCCACGCTCGGCCTCGGCCTGGCCGTCGCGCTGATGTCGTCGGTCCTGCCCTACACCCTGGAACTCCTGGCACTGCGCCGGCTGCCCGCGGCGACGTTCGCCGTCCTGATGAGCCTGGAGCCGGCGATCGCGGCGACGGCCGGGTTCCTGGTGCTGCACCAGGCGCTGTCCCTCGGCGACGCGGCGGCGATCGCGCTGGTGATCGCCGCCAGCATGGGCGCGGTCCGTACGCAGACGGCGGCGGCCCGCCCGCCCGCGGAGCCGGACCGCGGGAAGCCGGAGTCCGTGCAGTTGGACCGCGGGAAGCCGGGGCGCGCGCGGCCCGACCGCGGGTAGGGCGGCGCGGCGGCCCGCCCCGGCGCGCTCCGCCGTCACGGGCCTGCCGCGCCGCCCCGGGACCGGGCCCGGCCCCGCCCCGGCCCTGGGAAACGGGACCGGCCCCGGGGGCCGGTCCCGCCCCGACCCCGGTCAGTGCATGGTGTTCGTCGCCCAGATCGGCCTGTCCGCGGCCGTGTAGATCACGACGTTGCCGTCCGACTGCACCGACAGCTTCGCCCCCGGGTTGCCGCCGGTCCCGGTGGACCAGACCGGCTGGTTGTCGGGCGTGTAGACGACGAAGTCGCCGTCCTCCTGGAGGACCGCCCGCGCGCCGGGGGTCGGCGGGTTGCTGGAGGCCCAGCGCGGGTCGTCCATCTCGTCGAAGGCCACGAGCCGCCCGTCGTCCTGGAGCACCAGCTTCGCCCTGCCCGCGTCGACGACGTCACGGGCCTCGAACGTCGAGACGGCGAAGACATCGTGGTTGCCGGTGGGCGTCACCTTCACCTTGATCCTGGGGACGTCGTCCTCCAGCCGCCCGTCGGCGAGCCGGTCCAGCGTGGACATCGAGGGGGTGAAGGCGTAGACCGCGCCCTCCGTCCGCACGAACTGCTCGAAGCGGATCCGCCGGTTGTTGAACGAGACCTCGCTCTCCCGGCCGATCATCGGATCGCGGCCGACCGACGGCTTGCGTGAGGGGAAGTCCTCCGCGTCCACCCAGTCCCGCTGCATGAACTCGAACTGGGCCACCAGGTCGCTCTGGTAGCTGACGAAGACCAGTCCGCGCGCCGCGTCGGGGCCGTGGCCCGCCGGGCCCGCCGGGTCGAACGGCAGGCCGTAGGGGATGCCCCTCCGCATGATCCGCCGGCCGTCGAGGTCCCCCTTCTCCGGGACGACATGGCCGCCCTCCTGGAAGCGGAGACCGTCGCGCGGGTTGGTCTTGCGCAGGTGGGAGAAGAGGGGGGTGACGGCCCCCTCCAGGTCGTCGGCGAAGCTGATGTCGTTGTCGTTCGCCGACGCCGGGTCCGACGGCATGTCGGCGTGCGGGCACTTGGCCACCGGTGTGCCCGACCGCCAGCGGCCGACCATCCGCGCCGCCAGCCACTCCGTGGTGGCCTCCGGCGGTACGGCCTTCGCCTCCGTCAGCTCCTTCAGCCGCGCCCCGATCTGCGCCCACCAGCCGGGGACGTCCTGCCCGAGGCGGCGGACCACGTGGAACGAGCCGCCGCGGGCCCACTCGGGCATGCTGTACGGGCGGTCGGTGGCCCGCTCCTCGCCGACGACGAACTCGCCGGCGGGGACGATCCGGGTG
This window contains:
- a CDS encoding EamA family transporter, which encodes MRGAARGGPEPGPGAGAAVVLPEAAGPAAGAAPGGPPGKRSLGPVSLVVAGALSVQFGAAIAVMLMPRTGALGVVTLRLVLAALVLLVVCRPKLRGHSRADWGTVVAFGAAMGSMNILFYQAVDRIPLGAAVTLEVLGPLAMSVIVSRRLVNLLWAGLALGGVVLLSGGGFDRLDPVGALFALAAGAMWALYIIFSARTGRRFPQADGLALAMAVAALISLPLGIWEAGSKLVQPATLGLGLAVALMSSVLPYTLELLALRRLPAATFAVLMSLEPAIAATAGFLVLHQALSLGDAAAIALVIAASMGAVRTQTAAARPPAEPDRGKPESVQLDRGKPGRARPDRG
- a CDS encoding Dyp-type peroxidase, with product MTTELPLRDSTEIQGDVIAGFKKDNVQLLFLKFDDATRARTWLRRLKPRIATTRQVAAFNTAFSAARRNSGGDDPSALTALWRSVSFTHAGIETLTGKDPFPRAAEQTTQLAFKQGPALRAGMLGDTGDNSPENWLFGDSNAQPVHAVLTLAADTVADLRAALAEERQEASVHKVVIVFEQDGGTLPGARAGKEHFGFKDGVSEPAVAGFDEPDPRRPEWKKNHPGTRIVPAGEFVVGEERATDRPYSMPEWARGGSFHVVRRLGQDVPGWWAQIGARLKELTEAKAVPPEATTEWLAARMVGRWRSGTPVAKCPHADMPSDPASANDNDISFADDLEGAVTPLFSHLRKTNPRDGLRFQEGGHVVPEKGDLDGRRIMRRGIPYGLPFDPAGPAGHGPDAARGLVFVSYQSDLVAQFEFMQRDWVDAEDFPSRKPSVGRDPMIGRESEVSFNNRRIRFEQFVRTEGAVYAFTPSMSTLDRLADGRLEDDVPRIKVKVTPTGNHDVFAVSTFEARDVVDAGRAKLVLQDDGRLVAFDEMDDPRWASSNPPTPGARAVLQEDGDFVVYTPDNQPVWSTGTGGNPGAKLSVQSDGNVVIYTAADRPIWATNTMH